Below is a genomic region from Cydia strobilella chromosome 1, ilCydStro3.1, whole genome shotgun sequence.
TAGGTACAAATTATACAGACGCAGCGCCACCCTGGTGATGGAAGAGTCGGGGCTGCACCTGGAGCACCCGGCGGCCGCCACGTTCCGGACGCACGTGCTGTCCGGCGACTGGGCCAAGGCCGACCACGAACTGCGCGCACTGCACGCGCTGCTGCAGGGCGAGCAGCTCGACCCGCACTCACTCGCGGTACGTAGCGCGAGTTACTGTTACTGGTAGCGGGACATACAGACAGCCGCGCTGGTGGAGGGGCTGCGCCTGGAGCACCCGGCGGCCGCCACGTTCCGGGCGCACGTGCTGGCCGGCGACTGGGGCAAGGCCGACCACGAACTGTATTGGGACATACAGACAGCCGCGCTGGTGGAGGGCGAGCAGCTCGACCCGCACTCACTCGCGGTACGTAGCGCGAGTTACTGTCACTGGTAGTGGGACATACAGCCGCGCTGGTGGAGGGCAAGCAGCTCGACCCGCACTCACTTGTGTCTCAGTTACTGTCTTACGTGCGAGTGGAATGTCAGACGCAAGCCGTGCTGGTAATAAAGCATTCGGGGCTGTACTGTTCAACTTATAGTTATCTTCCACGGCGTGTGATGGAAGCTGCCGGGCTGCTAATTAACTGTACATGTTACTTACTAACTCTTGCTTAGTGAGTATTACATTCTTTGCACTTGCCGCTGTGTTTATTGTTTGACTTGTCATATATCGTAATGAGAAACCTGATAGACCCTGGGTAAATATGCCGCTCCATGTTGTGTAGGTACTTCTGAATTAATTGCATTTCAGGTTTAAATTACGAAAGATGGCCACGAGATATAACTTTGATCTGTCTTTATGTAAAGTGTGTAAGCAGtgaaacattacataaaataatgaaatggaaatctttatttcaggcaactgaAATGGCATAAAAGACAATGGGCAAGGGCCAAGCaaggcccatagataaataccttaaccCTTTAACCATTTGACATTCCTTTCTAGTCATTCGATTTCGAACCGTAGTTATTATAGTAGAGatgcgtttttgttttaagtatgatGGCATTGATGGCATGTATGTTGCCGCTACGGACTAAAGagttaaaactagcatacaatattataaaaaatgtattttaagacTACAAAACACATAATGGTCGCGATACAttacgcaaccccgcagtgtcagagagccggccgcggaaccgccggaGAATGACACCCTCGGCCAAAACCTACTCCTTGTTGAAAATGATGTTTTGTCTGCAGGAGATGAAGTTCGTGGTCCTCGAGCAGAAGTACCTCGAGCACCTGGAAGCCGGGCGCGCGCTCGACGCACTGCACGTGCTCAGGAACGAGCTCACCCCGCTCGGGCACGACACGGCGCGCGTGCACCGCCTGTCGGCGCTCATGATGTGCGCGGACCCCGCCGAGCTGCACGCGCGCGCTAGGTGGGTATCATGCCTCGGGCACGCACGCACGTGCTCAAGATACCTGACGCAGCTCGGACGCGACCACTGCCTGTCGGCGCTCGTGATATACCTCGTATAGGCCAAGAGACTTCCAGAGTAAGTGGGTTCTAAACTAGTTCAGTGTACGCGAGCTCGCCGTCGTCAACAACAAGTAAATTTGAACATCAAAAAagaactttaaattttgaatcaAAACATTGACCTTTTTTAGATGGCCGGGCGCGGGTGCGGACAGTCGCGCGCGGGTGCTGCAGCGCGTGCAGGCCGTGCTCCCGCCGGCACTCATGATGCCGCCGCTCAGGCTACGCGCGCTTCTCGCGCAGGCTGCTCAGGCACAGGTACCTATTATACTATTAGCCAAAAGTAGGTTGCGATCACTTAATTAATACACACTCCAAACCAAACAAAAAACCAGCATAATAGATTTGACATGCGTCTATAACATGTAATAAAACGGAAatcattagttttatttaatgagataattaactTAGTCAGAAATTTTGATAAATACCTAGAAACTAAGAAATAAATGAGCAATTAATtccaaaacataaaaataatctatatacaatttaataaaacaatattatagaATTACGCCCTGGATCGTACCCATTATTTGCACCGCTAAATAGTGATTGAAATTAACAGTTTCTGCATTATTCTATTTCGAATACGTGACGATGACGTTTTGTATGTGATGTGTCTTTCGTGtgttagttgccaagcggaccccaggctcccatgagccgtggcaaaaaaaggctgggacaacgcgaggaagatgatgatgatgtaaaaaaataaaaaacaattttgttaACCAGGTGACCCGCTGCCGCTTCCACGCAGCACCGCGGCCGCCGCCCGACTGCATCCCCTTCAGTCTACTGCAGGACCACCACTGCTCGCCCGACTCCTTCCCCATACACCCGCTGCAGGTACAGGACCTTATGCTTCCTGTGTACTCTTCTTTCttgtcgtaacctcatggctgagggacgtgacgagtgtggacactcttcaccagtgctctccaggccgctctTCTTACACCCTAGGTGAACCTAGGCCCTGCAAGCTAGGTGGCCGCTGCCACTTCCACACAGCACTGCGGCAACACTTGCGTTATTGTcgcagtaataaaatattaaactataGCTCTGTGATCTGTAGACATCGGGAGCACAACTTAAAACTGAAttaatgtatggctccgccattttgaataattttcaaaaattgaattcgaaaaaaataactatttgatCATTGAACTTACTCACAAAACTTCACGAGAattggttgagaattgcgacctgtagaggagaaaaaCCGagcatacgaaagcatttttgcctaaggtgaaacggagaccttcgctaacgctcggtcgacagtcataaaaacaaaaaatacataataaccATTTGTTGAAGGTAAACTTATTTAAGCGCGACTagaactcagattttttttctgacggaagtaacgtcaaagtgccaacatagcgataaacgtcaaataagttttacttcaatcgcgcgtaaagattacacacacacattttttttacgcAGGTTCTAAACGAGCACTGCGACGAAGTGTGGTACTGCAAGTGGTCTCCCGACGGCAGTAAGCTCGCCTCGGGCTCCAAAGACAACACCGTCATGATCTGGGACTACGACCCGCAGGCGCGCCGCCTCGCCTTCAGGTATACTAACTGTCATATATTAAACATCCTTACATTGGACGTGGCactatactataggtatatttcaaACTTGATGGGTACGCTGACAGGTGTCACTTCAATACAATTCTTGCGGATATTTATATCCGTCAATGGCGTCAAAAAGGTTAATGGAAAAGACACCATCATCATCAAACAAAGGgcttaataaattaaaacacggaAAACAAACGTGGCTTGAGTAAATTCTACGACGACACCGGTAACGGCGAGCGATGTTGATCTTGTtgtcttgttgttgttgttgatcTTGTTGAGATTGTTCTGGCTAGGCTATAGTGCTGTGACCCAACGAACtagcataaataaaataaaatattataggacattatcaGTATTATCACTCAAAtttactaagtcccacagttAGCTCTAagtcttgtgttgtgggtacttagacatcTGATATATGTTACATACACAGTGGCAaaataataagtgcattcccgttgccagggaggttttgggattatactgagcaacttttactatgggaccaaccccgaaatagcgaaaaaaaaaattttgctgtttcatacattttggctagtccattttatatgggagggtaaatatttttttcgcgatttcgaaaACCAAccgtcccatagtaaaagttgctcagtataaatacaaaacctccctggcaacaggaatgcacttgtttttagccaccctgaataaatatttataaatacttaaatatgtacATGGATAACAGgagacaaataaatgcccttaccaggatttgaaccagGCAttatcggcttcataggcagggtcactacttaCTAGGCCAGCGACTccatagtcatacttgttatgaacaaaatgctgcacttcatgataaaagcaagccgctttgcacagtgatagtagggaccaaactgagcgatttgacccgcagcagcggcagttttaccccttaggaacagagatggcgccacttctttaaaaaatatttcaaaaaattctacaagctaaaccaatgaaccgatttaaatgtttaatatctcaaatgaaagcgcattatatacattacttttaaaaaaatactcaaaaaatatatactcaatacttttgataaaaacgggaattttaagtttgtttttttactcgattgatagtttttacttgatttctcaaaaaaattgtatggaatatgaatagtttaatgcatgtatatattactgaataaataacaagtattataaaaaaaacccgacaccgatatctctcatacttctcgaaatatgaaagtttgaatgtgagtgtaaatttcttcaagatatattccaaataattctacaagctaaactatttgaccgattttaatgtttaatatctcaaataaaagctcattatatatactacttataaaaaaatatttaaataacatatactgaatacttttggcaaaaaacggcatcttaagttttttttcttactcgattgatagtttttaattgatttcataaaaaaaaattatggaacatgaatagtttaataaatatatatatatagtactgagtatataaaagtattacaaaaaacccgacacccatacctttcattcttcacgaaatttttaagttcaattatgcacgttcttacaaataaattctttaaaagaaatcttcaaccgcagtaagtgcactgattttaatatgaaatgtgtcatatgaaaagaaatcacccaatttattttaataaataaaaaataaacaaataaaaactgaataaagttttttcctggtgctgaattacaataaaatataacaaatctaaaattaggaattatttttatgtaaagtgactacatttgtaaacaaaaaacttaaatgtcctcttcgggttcaccggtagatgtagaactgaaaaaaaagtcgttttgagaagtactcgtaccatttcaatactacaaaatcaccgatcatacatgaactggttactgtagattactgttggaaaatttatgtgcctgtagatttactgttgaattatttttgtgcctagttgattaccattaaacctataattttgtgccagacctataatcagtggtcagcatgcaaaataactctggattgaaaattacattaacttacttttgatttgtacagccacctttgcatgatttacactgggctgtgcatggtaagctgacgcgacgacactcacaacgcatagtttcgcagccagatttgcagccacaatggtccaagaggcttaattgcgaccaaatcgctgtaactgccgaccattccggagtccaactctctttttcctcagtccatccccaagaagatggacatggtatggaaacttctggtttcatagcgtttccccatatatggccctcttggtaagcggCTCGAAGttcatgtttatagagagcagctgatgtaggtggcaggcttgacacaagcttgttttttgaagcaaacaaatatttgtgaacttcatttacgtttatgtgttccatttggccaaacaataacacaaatctagggttactttatactaaaattaaaatatgtagttacacacctgacaaccgacaaaatcaaaaacttaaaagttgacatactcctattttcccgtctttttatagtggccagagaaaggcagcttgatctgaacgaattcttccagtacgaaaaccaaatttgtccaccttcgttgtcagtcaatggagggcgtcgttcagggaacaaatctgatttggccgagaaattagaacctgccaaccctgccacctacatcagctgctctctataaacgtgcacttcgagcagcttaccaagagggccatatatggggaaacgctctgaaaccagaagtttccataccatgtacatctttttggggatggactgagggaAAAGATAGTTGGattccggaatggtcggcatttacagcgatttggtctcaattaagcctcttggaccattgtggctgcaaatctggctgcgaaactatgcattgtgggtgtcgtcgcgtcagctggccatgcacagcccagtgtaaatcatgcaagtgtggctgtacaaatcaaaagcaagttaatgtaattttcaatccagggttattttgcatgctgaccactaattataggtctggcacaaaattataggtttaatggttatcaactaggcacaaaaataattcaacagtaatctacagcaaccagttcatgtatgatcagtgattttgtagtattggaatggtacgagtacttaacaaaacgaattttctttttcagttttacatctaccggtgaaccatataatttgacatcacctagtaataattatttgcccgtttatttttgtatttaatacactgacaattatctgattcaattcggcttatatgtataaaaactactaaattgacctacttttatattatacacatagatttaagattagatcctaagtattatgttttttgtttacaaatgtagttactttaaataaaaataattcctaattttagatttgttatatttttttgtaattcagcaccaggaaaaaactttattcagtttttatttataattttttttttattaaaataaattgggtgatttcttttcatatgacacatttcatattaaaatcagtgcacttactgcggttgaagatttcatttaaaggatttatttgtaagaacgtgcatagttgaacttaaatatttcgtgaagaatgaaaggtatgggtgtcgggtttttttgtaatacttttatatactcagtactatatatatatttattaaactattcatgttccataatatttttttaaagaaatcaagtaaaaactatcaatcgagtaagaaaaaaaacttaagatgccgttttttgccaaaagggttcagtatatgttttatgagtatttttttataagtaatgtatgtaatgagcttttatttgagatattaaacattgaaatcggtcaaatagttaagcttgtagaattttttgaaatatattttgaagaaatttacactcacattcaaacttttatatttcgtgaagtatgagaggtatcggtgtcgggttttttttataatacttgttatttattcagtaatatatacatgcattaagctattcatgttccatacatttttttgagaaaccaagtaaaaactatcaatcgagtaaaaaaaaaaacttaagatgccgttttttgtcgaaagtaatcagtatatattttttgagtatttttttaaaagtaatgtatataatgagctttcatttgagatattaaacatttaaatcggttcattggtttagcttgtagaattttttgaaatattttttaaagaagtggcgccatctctgttcctaaggggtgaaacttgcgctgctgcgggtcaaatcactcaggttggtccctactagcactgtgcaaagcggcttgcttttatcatgaagtgcagcatccgggcaaaaaatggccataacaagtatgactaccactgtacctacctactgcgcCCATGTTCACAACGTTTCACACATAGAACTTTGTATAttagccaatcaaaacttttatacaaccaatcacaactttttttttttaataacaggaAATGGTGTTTTGGGTTATATTTAAAGCAGCGGGAGGGCTTTCACTTTCAGTGATATGTGTCAGATAAGTGATAGTCATATGGTCCGTTTTTCGAAGTCAAAAATGTACTAAGAGCTTCGTCTATATATATTCCTGTGACCACTAGCGACGCCGACCTTAGTTCTGCAAtaagggtcagttgcaccaatTAAACCGTCTGTCagcgttaaagcgttcgctaaattttattgtgtaGATATTTTCATAGTACTCGGTTGAGTgctgttgatcagtctgttaaatatggttggtgcaactggcggTATCGGTAATCAGTATACAATGTGTGATTGCAGAAAGTCGTTGGAAGGGCACTCGTACGGCGTGTCATACCTGGCCTGGAGCCCGGACGGGCGCTGGCTCATCGCGGCCGGCCCCGAGGACTGCCCGGACCTGTGGATATGGAACATGGAGGTGAcgattatatcactattagcTCACAAATTGTACAAATATCACAGACCTAACATTGCATAGATGaactatacgcgtgcgcccgtgagggacagaacatacgcaatgcgacaatagctagccatacacgcacggatttgcccgttggatctgcctgaaagatgtgtctggcggacacatccgtcaacgTGTGGCGAAAAATAGTCACAGATGTGTAGCGGAtgggcatccggcggacaaaacTGTGTCTATtttcgccacacattgacggatgtctccgccagacacatctttcaggcagatccaacgggcaaatccgtgcgtgtatggctagctaataTGATTGGTCTATTAGatttgttgcccaccataaaccatactaaatttacgatggggaataaaaaaaatgtgagactgtgacaaggacaaacaataactgcgctttctctgctactcctcctgaaagatacataagactatcccgttcggtcatttccccccacccctcatgaaaTATTTATCCTGCTCTTCTAAAGTTTGGTTGGTTTTACTTTGCGAGTGGTACATGTTGGTGGTACTTGAGAACCTCCTCGACAACCTTAAGATTTTCAAAAAATGCTATTTCATAAATTTCGTGTGATTAGATATGCCGACGTTTTTCTACGCAACCATTCTTcgggatttcagggttggtcAAATGGTCACGTAgcaaaagttgttcagtatgaaaTCATACTTCACTAACAGACGAAAAAAAGCCTTTAGTTCAGTTTTAAGGGTATGATCCCAGCCTCTCCACCATGTAGCGGAGGGCCACGAATATTATTGAGATCAAAAACTTTAAGCTTGTATAAATGGATATATTCTGAGCGATATGCCAATTCATCCTGGCATGTGCATTGCATGATTGCAGTCACTAAATAGAACTGAGAAGTGAAATACGAGACCACTAGTTTTTagtgtaatattataatactcACACACAAAGACATGCTCATTGCTCATCAACAAAATACGTTACGTGATTTTTCGTAGCATTTGTAATCGCTAgtactttttaaggttccgtacccaaagggtaaaacgggaccctattactaagactccgctgttcgttcgtctgtcaccaggctgtatctcataaacagtgatagttagacagtttaaattttcacaaatgatgtatttctgttgccgctataacgacaaatacaaaaaaaacagaataaaatcaatatttaaggtggctcccatacaacaaacgtgattttttgccgtttttagatAATGgcacggaactcttcgtgcgtgagtccgactcgcacttggccgtggCGTTAGTCGATATACGATTGTTGTCTTGCGCTATTTGCGAAACGCGTGCGTGTGCGACGCGCGTTTCGTAAATAGCGTGCTAGCGGTGAACAGTGTGAACACGCCATATCTGCCATACGAGTACGCGAGTTATATAGTGGCTATTATTTCAGACGGAGACCCTGGCGACCAAAATGTCGCACTCACAAGAGGACTCGCTGACCGCCGTGGCGTGGCACGCGGGCTCCGACAAGTTCGTGTGCGGCGGCGCCCGGGGACAGTTCTACCACTGCAGCAAGGAGGTGGGCCGTACTTCACTGTCTATTGTTCAATTGAAACTTTTCAAATTCACAAGGGGACTCCAGCTCTGTGAAAGTGGCATCATAGCCGGAAAAGTGTTAACTTTTGCACGTGTGCAGAAAAGTGGTGGGGTAGGGTGGTGCTGCGGAGGGGCGGAACACAAGGAGggatgaaaataatattttatttattaatatttttgtgcttaaaggttttttttcctatttaacACATATATAGTCGAACGGTGTCTCTTTATTGTTAGCTTAAAAATTGCAGCCTATTAACAAAAGCTCATAAAAATCACCAGTTATTTGTAATTTCTGTCCCCTGAAACCTAGAAAACGACTCCAATGAATAAATGTTatgattattattcacaacgacgggaattcatcgcgtaaaataagttcatTAAAACGTTCAAGtcatttacgatacaagtgcggaaaagaggaaattcgaaacgagtggcgataaattaaaacacgaccgcagggagtgttttaaatcgacacgagttgcaaattacctatacgcacgtgtatcgtacaacgttttacagtacatatggccctttaaactttcgacatatgcacgaaaagtgctatttgacgcactagtgcgacaaagtaacaccatatgtactgtaaataactattacgcgATAAAGTTCCCTACCTGCGAAGTCGATGGTCctggcacagattatataatactatcctggtcctgggttcgaatcccggtaagggcatttatttgtgtaaggagcacagatatttgttcctgagtcacggTTGGTTTCCATGTATTTAATCGGtctctgagtacccataacacaagcttcctcgggcttaccgtgggacttagtaaatctgtgtaagaatgtcctataataatatttgtttatttactatatttatttaataatgagtaaaaatggtgaaattttaaatgaatgaaatgtaaTAATGTGTGGTGTTTGTTACTCGTATTGTTACGCAGGGCCAGCTGCTGAACAGCTGGGACGGCGTGCGCGTGAACGCGCTGGCCACGCGCGGCGACGGGCGCGGCGTGCTGGCCGCCGACACGCACCACCGCGTGCGCCACTACGACTTCACCGACCTCACCGACTGCAACCTGTGAGTATCTGACTACACGatcacaacattcacaaccAATACAAGGGCACAGGGCTCAGGGCACGGGGCAcgggcagggaccggcccgctatcccttatcggggttttataagggtattgcataaggcttaactcaccataccctttgccagacgaaaccctttgttttgcttttaaaaacccttatataaagcaaccacatttgagtaatcggtagcccaaatacccttacaaaacccttatcatccgcttaccaacaccttgcatattgcttacaagggttagccttataaagggctttccttttagcatataagcgtgctaatttaagtcgtctaccttgttcataaagcacacattacttcgaatccgagcgatcgtcggcggcgacggcggcgttctttgacaaggcacgtattttctttccttttcatacactaccgtagatatatactaatcctgtcgctttcacgcaaagggaaacctttataaaaagcgcttaaagataagggtaacccttattaagagctagccttatttttggttagcttttcggtaagggttagtcaaaggtaagggtatgaatgggcttgcagttcaaaagggaaagtctttcaatgtgttagccgtgtttaagtgtcgcccattgaaagggttttatcgcggaaagggttgtccggtccctgggcacggggcggacacgctatacatcaaaacaaaaatcacttccgtttctatgtgtgaacggcacctctgtacacgcggcatgcgtcatagtgggagtaagttgcttaaataGTACAGagcggccgtcaatctgctgtcgcggggcggggcggtgcgcgggcgttctgtatgataatactttcacttattctgtgccatcaGTGGTAGCCCGTCATCCCGCGCTAAAACtaaatttacagtacatatggtgctaatttaccgccctagtgcggtaactagcactatacgtgcgtatgtcgaaaatttaaagggccatatctACTGTAAAACGTTCTACAATACACATGCAAAAAAGGTAAttcacaactcgtgtcgatttaaaacactcccttcggtcgtgctttagtttatcgccactcgttgcgaatttcctacttttcgcacttgtatcgtaaagtACTGATACGGCCCGTACGGTATCCAAACTTCAACCAGATCCGGATTGTATAGAAATTGATAGAAAGCTCGCGGGTCGGATTGGCAGGCTCGCGGGCGGGTCGTAGTTTGGTCGGGGGACTGACTTGTAAAGCCACACCTCAAGCACTCGCATTGAGACAAATGACTGACTACAGTACACGCTGGTCTACGCCTGCCTCTCTTACATTTAAAGAATTTCCAATGTtcgttttcaaaataaaatgtgtactcgtaatggtaaaaataataaccacCATTTTATCACTGATCACCTGACGTCCCCGACTAGTGGTAATTCTTAGAGACCTTAGAGTGATTCGTCGAACGatggagttatatatatataactcgtTGTTTTCCAGACTGTATAAAAAACAGATGACAGAAAATGACGAATAATCCGTTTTTTTGTGTATCTGTTCAGAATCCAAGAAGAGCACGCGGTGATGGCGATGTGTGTGGACGCGGCTGACTCGCTGCTGCTGCTCAACGTGGCCAACCAGGGGGTGCATCTCTGGGACATTCGTGAGTGTTGGCTATTATGATTGTCTTCCTATCCGTAACTATGGTACATAATGACACACTGCACTAAAATCTACTATTGTGTTGCAGGTGCCCGCGCTCTAGTCCGTCGCTTCCGCGGGCTGTCGCAGGGCCACTTCACCATCCACGCGTGCTTCGGCGGCGCTCGCCAGGACTTCGTGGCCAGCGGCAGCGAGGACAACAAGGTATGTGACCTTCAATACGTATACTCTCAACTTGTCTTTTATTATAATGGTTAATGTTTGACAAGGCTGTTACGGACTCGGGACCATGCAATACATTTAGTggcataaaacaaataaaaatacatcaacGGACCCTGACCTCTGCTAGCGGGTCATTAATATTC
It encodes:
- the LOC134743224 gene encoding WD repeat-containing protein 26 isoform X1; translated protein: MQQPTANGQAAHVNGDADRNGAPPAPGPRMAQTDQEIVRLIGQHLLSIGLERSATLVMEESGLHLEHPAAATFRTHVLSGDWAKADHELRALHALLQGEQLDPHSLAEMKFVVLEQKYLEHLEAGRALDALHVLRNELTPLGHDTARVHRLSALMMCADPAELHARARWPGAGADSRARVLQRVQAVLPPALMMPPLRLRALLAQAAQAQVTRCRFHAAPRPPPDCIPFSLLQDHHCSPDSFPIHPLQVLNEHCDEVWYCKWSPDGSKLASGSKDNTVMIWDYDPQARRLAFRKSLEGHSYGVSYLAWSPDGRWLIAAGPEDCPDLWIWNMETETLATKMSHSQEDSLTAVAWHAGSDKFVCGGARGQFYHCSKEGQLLNSWDGVRVNALATRGDGRGVLAADTHHRVRHYDFTDLTDCNLIQEEHAVMAMCVDAADSLLLLNVANQGVHLWDIRARALVRRFRGLSQGHFTIHACFGGARQDFVASGSEDNKVYIWHISGEEPVAVVAGHSRCVNAVAWNPVHHNVLASASDDYSLRLWGPRC
- the LOC134743224 gene encoding WD repeat-containing protein 26 isoform X2, which encodes MKFVVLEQKYLEHLEAGRALDALHVLRNELTPLGHDTARVHRLSALMMCADPAELHARARWPGAGADSRARVLQRVQAVLPPALMMPPLRLRALLAQAAQAQVTRCRFHAAPRPPPDCIPFSLLQDHHCSPDSFPIHPLQVLNEHCDEVWYCKWSPDGSKLASGSKDNTVMIWDYDPQARRLAFRKSLEGHSYGVSYLAWSPDGRWLIAAGPEDCPDLWIWNMETETLATKMSHSQEDSLTAVAWHAGSDKFVCGGARGQFYHCSKEGQLLNSWDGVRVNALATRGDGRGVLAADTHHRVRHYDFTDLTDCNLIQEEHAVMAMCVDAADSLLLLNVANQGVHLWDIRARALVRRFRGLSQGHFTIHACFGGARQDFVASGSEDNKVYIWHISGEEPVAVVAGHSRCVNAVAWNPVHHNVLASASDDYSLRLWGPRC